From Nocardioides daedukensis, the proteins below share one genomic window:
- a CDS encoding branched-chain amino acid ABC transporter permease, producing the protein MTLLLQQLIDGIAWGSLYGALALTLVLVYRASGIINFAQAEFAMVGAFVAWQFTEWGLPVVMAIVIAMVLSFFGGAAAELVFVRPLSRTASHFTLIIITLGLMLVFNNGAGWVWDFSARGFPEIWPGPVINIGPAVISRQGFAIMAAAGVIAVVLYVLFQHTRIGLAMRASVGDPDSASLSGIAVANLTTISWGLAAVIGTLVASLAAPQLFLQPNMLATTLIYAFAAMILGGLNSPPGALVAGIIVGVVENLAGTYLPGIGGDFKQAIALLIIIGVLIVRPQGLFGKKEVVRV; encoded by the coding sequence ATGACATTGCTTCTTCAGCAGTTGATCGACGGGATCGCCTGGGGCTCCCTCTACGGAGCCCTGGCACTCACCTTGGTGCTGGTCTATCGCGCGTCGGGGATCATCAACTTCGCCCAGGCCGAGTTCGCGATGGTCGGCGCCTTTGTCGCCTGGCAGTTCACCGAGTGGGGACTGCCCGTCGTCATGGCGATCGTCATCGCCATGGTGCTCTCGTTCTTCGGAGGGGCCGCAGCGGAGCTGGTGTTCGTGCGCCCCCTCTCCAGGACGGCCTCGCACTTCACGCTCATCATCATCACGCTCGGCCTGATGCTGGTCTTCAACAACGGTGCAGGCTGGGTGTGGGACTTCAGCGCCCGCGGGTTCCCGGAGATCTGGCCCGGGCCGGTGATCAACATCGGTCCGGCGGTCATCTCGCGCCAGGGCTTCGCGATCATGGCCGCAGCCGGCGTCATCGCGGTGGTGCTCTATGTGCTCTTCCAGCACACCCGCATCGGACTCGCGATGCGCGCTTCGGTCGGAGACCCCGACTCGGCCTCGCTGTCGGGCATCGCGGTGGCCAACCTGACCACGATCAGCTGGGGTCTCGCTGCCGTGATCGGCACGCTGGTCGCCTCACTCGCGGCACCCCAGCTGTTCCTGCAACCGAACATGCTGGCCACCACCCTGATCTATGCGTTCGCGGCGATGATCCTGGGCGGTCTGAACAGCCCGCCCGGGGCACTCGTCGCCGGGATCATCGTCGGCGTGGTCGAGAACCTGGCCGGGACCTACCTCCCGGGCATCGGTGGGGACTTCAAACAGGCCATTGCCCTGCTCATCATCATCGGCGTGCTGATCGTGCGCCCCCAAGGCCTGTTCGGGAAGAAGGAAGTGGTCCGGGTATGA
- a CDS encoding branched-chain amino acid ABC transporter permease: protein MNVFTMLREQQRPVRAPRPLVILGLVALLGWLIWQPMVSAPYVNFDRSMVLVFVVVGLGLNLLTGLTGQISLGHGAFFALGAYLSATLVNEYAWNYLAVVPLAAVVAWALGYLVGRPVLRFSGLQLALVTLSLALITPSIIKAFDDITHGQEGIILDTAEPPGAVGLERDQWVYYLCLAAAIATYVVCQRLASGRVGRSLIAIRDNETVGATLGVRAAVIKTRVFALSTALAGVAGVLYTWVVQFVGPDAFGLTLAITFIILIVVGGLGAMPGVVFGALFVVYVPTYTASLDQSAAGLSFGVALLFFMFLLPTGVIGLVRVIARGLTRGRRKGAAGRTTGDTAQESAERADREAALPLDA from the coding sequence ATGAACGTCTTCACGATGCTGCGTGAGCAGCAGCGACCTGTCCGCGCCCCACGTCCGCTGGTGATCCTCGGGTTGGTCGCCCTGCTGGGCTGGTTGATCTGGCAACCCATGGTCTCCGCGCCCTACGTCAACTTCGACAGGTCGATGGTGCTGGTCTTCGTCGTGGTCGGGCTCGGGCTCAACCTGCTGACCGGCCTGACCGGACAGATCTCCCTGGGCCATGGGGCGTTCTTCGCGCTGGGGGCCTATCTGTCGGCCACCCTGGTCAACGAATACGCCTGGAACTACCTGGCCGTCGTACCCCTCGCGGCCGTGGTCGCCTGGGCTCTCGGCTATCTGGTCGGGCGTCCGGTGCTGCGGTTCTCCGGGCTCCAGCTCGCCCTGGTCACGCTCTCGCTGGCCCTGATCACGCCGTCGATCATCAAGGCGTTCGACGACATCACCCATGGGCAGGAGGGCATCATCCTGGACACCGCCGAGCCCCCCGGCGCCGTCGGGCTCGAGCGGGACCAGTGGGTCTACTACCTGTGTCTGGCTGCGGCGATAGCGACGTATGTCGTGTGCCAGCGGCTGGCCAGCGGGCGGGTGGGGCGCAGCCTGATCGCGATCCGCGACAACGAGACGGTGGGTGCCACCCTCGGGGTCCGGGCAGCGGTCATCAAGACCCGGGTCTTCGCGTTGAGCACCGCTCTGGCGGGGGTGGCGGGGGTCCTCTACACCTGGGTCGTTCAGTTCGTCGGTCCCGATGCCTTCGGTCTGACGCTGGCGATCACCTTCATCATCCTCATCGTCGTCGGAGGACTCGGCGCGATGCCCGGCGTCGTGTTCGGGGCACTGTTCGTGGTCTATGTGCCGACCTACACGGCAAGTCTCGACCAGTCCGCGGCGGGGCTCTCCTTCGGCGTCGCGCTGCTGTTCTTCATGTTCCTCCTGCCCACCGGTGTGATCGGGCTGGTCCGGGTGATCGCCCGCGGGCTGACCCGCGGTCGGCGGAAGGGCGCGGCGGGCCGGACCACGGGGGACACGGCACAAGAGAGCGCGGAACGAGCGGACAGGGAGGCCGCACTTCCCCTCGACGCGTAA
- a CDS encoding acyl-CoA dehydrogenase family protein, with product MTGPYRSSWKDESVSAVLDTSLTFVETEIVAHLDTWEKQHHVDRDVWLKAGELGLLCCSIPEEYGGGGGTFAHEMAICEAQGAAGDTSWGNMVHSGIVAHYILAYGTEVQRRTWLPLMATGEVVAAIAMTEPGAGSDLKGVRTKALEDGDDLVVNGAKTFISNGHTADLILVVAKTDPAGGHSGISLVLVDVRDAPGFARGRILDKVGQHGADTSELSFSDVRVPRSNVLGGVPGKGFKQLMTQLAQERLLVAAVAVTAMESALRMTTDYTKERRAFGQSIFDFQNTQMVLAEAATVAHVSRVFLDSCVERHLAGDLDGTTAAMAKWWLTEQQGLVLDKCVQLHGGYGYMREYAIARMYQDARVQRIYGGSNEVMKQIVARSL from the coding sequence ATGACAGGCCCGTATCGGTCGTCGTGGAAGGACGAGTCGGTCTCGGCCGTCCTCGACACCTCGCTCACGTTCGTCGAGACCGAGATCGTGGCTCACCTCGACACGTGGGAGAAGCAGCACCACGTCGATCGCGACGTGTGGCTCAAGGCCGGCGAGCTGGGCCTGCTGTGCTGCTCCATCCCCGAGGAGTACGGCGGTGGCGGCGGCACCTTCGCCCACGAGATGGCGATCTGCGAGGCCCAGGGTGCGGCGGGCGACACGTCGTGGGGAAACATGGTGCACAGCGGGATCGTGGCCCACTACATCCTGGCCTACGGCACCGAGGTACAGCGCCGCACCTGGCTCCCGCTGATGGCGACGGGTGAGGTGGTCGCGGCCATCGCGATGACCGAGCCCGGTGCCGGCTCCGACCTCAAGGGAGTGCGCACCAAGGCCCTCGAGGACGGCGACGACCTCGTCGTCAACGGCGCCAAGACGTTCATCTCCAACGGCCACACCGCCGACCTGATCCTCGTCGTCGCCAAGACCGATCCCGCGGGAGGCCACTCGGGGATCTCCCTCGTGCTCGTGGATGTCCGCGACGCTCCCGGCTTTGCCCGTGGCCGGATCCTCGACAAGGTCGGCCAACACGGGGCGGACACCTCCGAGCTGTCGTTCAGCGACGTGCGGGTCCCGCGGAGCAACGTGCTCGGCGGTGTGCCCGGCAAGGGCTTCAAGCAACTGATGACCCAGTTGGCCCAGGAGCGCCTGCTCGTTGCTGCCGTCGCGGTCACCGCGATGGAGAGCGCGCTCCGCATGACCACCGACTACACCAAGGAACGGCGCGCGTTCGGGCAGTCGATCTTCGACTTCCAGAACACGCAGATGGTGCTGGCCGAGGCGGCGACCGTCGCGCACGTCTCGCGCGTCTTCCTGGACAGCTGTGTGGAGCGGCACCTGGCCGGCGACCTCGACGGGACGACCGCGGCAATGGCCAAGTGGTGGCTGACCGAGCAGCAGGGCCTGGTCCTGGACAAGTGCGTCCAGCTCCATGGCGGCTACGGCTACATGCGCGAATACGCCATCGCCCGGATGTATCAGGACGCCCGCGTCCAGAGGATCTACGGCGGCTCCAACGAGGTGATGAAGCAGATCGTCGCGCGCAGTCTCTGA
- a CDS encoding AMP-binding protein: protein MSEPFVRLGNRVKTLAEVKGRAARFASALQSMGLEHGDRYAIVMVNDIGFVEANLAASAAGAVPVPVNWHWTGVDLKHLLTDSGAKVAVVHSHLIPGVEAQRPEGMQIIEAEVPQEIREAYHLGDVPLTGRYPVLADLIEGAEPAVAAGGAPPLAVIYTSGTTGLAKGILRDPITADKAEGVTRFISEFLRMGPGLTTVLPAPLYHTAPNVNMTFGAALGMSLIIMPKFDAEEFLRLVQEHQVDTVQMVPTMFHRMLDLPEDVRGKYDLSSLKHVVHAAAPCPAETKRAMIEWLGPIISEYYGGSEGGAWTYSTSEGWLTHPGTVGKAVTGADVRILGPDLEELPVGETGVIYGRSEFWPDFTYIGNDEKRRSIEAADGFITVGDVGRLDEDGYLYLSDRLNDMVISGGVNIYPAEIESTLLSLEGVFDAAVFGIPDADMGEALAAHIQPRPGVQLTEEQVKDHVASHLAKYKVPKVVVFEEELPREDTGKLFKRRLKEKYWPAKAQA, encoded by the coding sequence ATGAGTGAACCGTTCGTCCGGTTGGGCAACCGCGTGAAGACGTTGGCCGAGGTCAAGGGCCGCGCCGCCAGATTCGCCAGCGCCCTGCAGTCGATGGGGCTGGAGCACGGCGACCGCTACGCGATCGTGATGGTCAATGACATCGGCTTCGTGGAGGCCAACCTGGCCGCCTCCGCGGCCGGCGCCGTCCCGGTGCCGGTGAACTGGCACTGGACGGGTGTGGATCTCAAGCACCTGCTGACGGACTCCGGCGCCAAGGTCGCGGTCGTCCACTCCCATCTCATCCCGGGGGTGGAGGCCCAACGGCCTGAGGGGATGCAGATCATCGAGGCCGAGGTCCCCCAGGAGATCCGCGAGGCCTACCACCTGGGGGACGTGCCGCTCACCGGCCGCTATCCGGTGCTGGCCGACCTGATCGAGGGTGCCGAGCCTGCGGTCGCGGCCGGAGGAGCGCCGCCCCTCGCCGTCATCTACACCTCAGGCACCACCGGGTTGGCCAAGGGCATCCTGCGGGACCCGATCACGGCCGACAAGGCGGAGGGCGTGACTCGCTTCATCTCCGAGTTCCTGCGCATGGGGCCAGGACTGACGACCGTGCTGCCCGCGCCGCTCTACCACACGGCTCCGAACGTGAACATGACCTTCGGGGCAGCCCTCGGGATGAGCCTGATCATCATGCCGAAGTTCGACGCGGAGGAGTTCCTGAGGCTGGTCCAGGAGCACCAGGTCGACACCGTCCAGATGGTGCCGACGATGTTCCACAGGATGCTCGACCTCCCCGAGGACGTGCGCGGCAAGTATGACCTCTCCTCGCTCAAGCACGTCGTGCACGCGGCGGCACCGTGCCCGGCCGAGACCAAACGGGCGATGATCGAGTGGCTCGGGCCGATCATCTCCGAATACTACGGCGGGTCCGAGGGCGGTGCCTGGACCTACAGCACCTCCGAAGGCTGGCTGACCCATCCGGGCACCGTGGGCAAGGCGGTGACGGGCGCCGACGTCCGCATCCTCGGGCCGGACCTCGAGGAGCTGCCGGTGGGTGAGACGGGCGTGATCTACGGCCGCTCCGAGTTCTGGCCCGACTTCACCTACATCGGCAACGACGAGAAGCGGCGTTCCATCGAGGCAGCCGACGGATTCATCACGGTGGGTGACGTCGGACGTCTCGATGAGGACGGCTACCTCTACCTCAGCGACCGGCTCAACGACATGGTCATCTCCGGAGGCGTCAACATCTATCCGGCGGAGATCGAGTCGACGTTGCTGTCGCTCGAGGGTGTCTTCGACGCAGCCGTCTTCGGCATCCCCGATGCCGACATGGGCGAGGCGCTCGCCGCGCACATCCAGCCGCGGCCCGGGGTGCAGCTCACCGAGGAGCAGGTCAAGGACCACGTCGCCTCCCACCTGGCGAAATACAAGGTGCCCAAGGTGGTGGTCTTCGAGGAGGAGCTGCCCCGCGAGGACACCGGCAAGCTCTTCAAGCGTCGGCTCAAGGAGAAGTACTGGCCCGCGAAGGCGCAGGCGTGA
- a CDS encoding enoyl-CoA hydratase/isomerase family protein, translated as MTVRQLPSETTHVVDTEVRGEVGIVTLARPDRLNALIPESMRQLRRALLDLGERRDVRVIVLRGEGRAFCAGLDLEAGRPDALLETPVEAFTEMMSVAVEVIMAIRSIPQPVVAAVHGHAVGAGFALAAAADVRFIAADARFSAPFLRLGMSVGDLGLSWFLPRLIGHGRASRVFYEAGVIDADQAVAWGLASEVSVDPLADAIAFAQQTAALPHYGVRASKNLINASASSSLRDHLDAEARAQVIGGVTPSAVQAMDAALQHTKEKKQ; from the coding sequence ATGACGGTGAGGCAACTGCCCTCGGAGACCACGCACGTCGTGGACACCGAGGTCCGCGGTGAGGTCGGCATCGTAACCCTGGCCCGCCCCGATCGGCTCAACGCTCTCATTCCCGAGTCGATGCGCCAGCTGCGTCGTGCCCTGCTCGACCTGGGCGAGCGGCGCGACGTACGCGTGATCGTCCTGCGCGGGGAGGGCCGCGCGTTCTGTGCGGGGCTCGACCTCGAGGCGGGCAGGCCCGACGCCCTGCTCGAGACCCCGGTAGAGGCGTTCACCGAGATGATGTCGGTCGCCGTCGAGGTGATCATGGCGATCCGCTCGATCCCCCAGCCCGTGGTGGCGGCGGTCCACGGGCACGCCGTGGGTGCCGGGTTCGCGCTGGCCGCGGCGGCGGACGTCCGGTTCATCGCTGCCGACGCCCGGTTCTCCGCCCCGTTCCTGCGCCTGGGCATGAGTGTGGGTGACCTCGGTCTGTCGTGGTTCCTGCCTCGGCTCATCGGCCACGGGCGGGCCTCGCGGGTCTTCTACGAGGCCGGTGTCATCGACGCCGACCAGGCGGTGGCGTGGGGACTTGCCTCGGAGGTCAGCGTCGACCCCCTGGCTGATGCGATCGCCTTTGCCCAGCAGACGGCCGCCCTTCCGCACTATGGAGTCCGGGCCAGCAAGAACCTGATTAACGCCAGTGCCAGCTCCAGCCTCCGGGACCACCTCGACGCAGAGGCGCGTGCCCAGGTCATCGGTGGGGTGACCCCGAGCGCCGTACAGGCGATGGACGCTGCACTCCAGCACACCAAGGAGAAGAAGCAATGA
- a CDS encoding CaiB/BaiF CoA transferase family protein, whose protein sequence is MTHREGPLAGLRVVELAGIGPGPLAAMILADLGADVVRVERAAPHAAGDAPEDYLLRSRRIVSADLKDPADVAMVLDLVAEADVLIEGFRPGVTERLGLGPDAALERNPRLVYGRMTGWGQEGPLAHTAGHDINYISLLGILENIGRSGERPVPPLNFIGDYGGGTMFLLLGVLSALFERQASGRGQVIDAAMCDGASVLAQMMWSLRGAGQWSDQRGTNLIDGSKPYYDTYECADGRHMAVGCIEPQFFATMIGLLGLSADELPAQYDEAREAELRDALVATFRTRTMAEWSEVFAGTDACVTPVLTYAEALDNEHLAKRGIHTAIGGVDQARPAPRFSRTPWGEPSAPERVEAAHWLSV, encoded by the coding sequence ATGACGCACCGTGAGGGACCACTCGCCGGACTTCGGGTCGTGGAACTGGCCGGGATCGGACCGGGCCCGCTGGCCGCGATGATCCTGGCGGACCTCGGCGCCGACGTGGTGCGCGTCGAGCGCGCCGCGCCGCACGCCGCCGGGGACGCACCCGAGGACTACCTGCTCCGCAGCCGCCGGATTGTCAGCGCCGACCTCAAGGACCCCGCCGACGTGGCCATGGTCCTGGACCTGGTCGCCGAGGCCGACGTGCTCATCGAGGGCTTCCGTCCCGGCGTCACGGAGCGTCTCGGCCTCGGGCCCGACGCGGCGCTGGAGCGGAACCCCCGTCTGGTCTATGGCCGGATGACCGGCTGGGGCCAGGAGGGCCCGCTCGCACACACGGCCGGCCACGACATCAACTACATCTCCCTGCTCGGCATCCTGGAGAACATCGGGCGCTCCGGAGAGCGTCCCGTGCCACCGCTCAACTTCATCGGTGACTATGGCGGCGGCACGATGTTCCTCCTCCTGGGTGTGCTCTCCGCGCTCTTCGAGCGCCAGGCCTCCGGGCGTGGGCAGGTCATCGACGCGGCCATGTGCGACGGGGCCAGCGTCCTGGCCCAGATGATGTGGTCCCTGCGCGGTGCCGGGCAGTGGTCGGACCAGCGCGGCACCAACCTGATCGACGGCAGCAAGCCCTACTACGACACCTACGAGTGCGCGGACGGCCGGCACATGGCGGTCGGCTGCATCGAGCCCCAGTTCTTCGCCACCATGATCGGGCTCCTCGGCCTCAGCGCCGACGAGCTGCCCGCGCAGTACGACGAAGCGCGCGAGGCCGAACTGCGGGACGCCCTGGTCGCGACCTTCCGGACCCGGACGATGGCCGAGTGGAGCGAGGTCTTCGCCGGCACCGATGCCTGTGTCACACCGGTGCTGACCTATGCCGAGGCACTGGACAACGAGCATCTCGCCAAGCGCGGGATCCACACCGCCATCGGCGGGGTCGACCAGGCGCGACCAGCGCCGCGCTTCTCCCGAACCCCGTGGGGTGAGCCAAGCGCTCCCGAGCGGGTCGAGGCAGCGCACTGGCTGAGCGTGTGA
- a CDS encoding lipid-transfer protein gives MSDKVVVAGVGMIPFTKPGKSENYDVMGAEATRRALADAGIGYDAVQQAYVGYVFGDSTSGQKALYHVGQTGIPIVNVNNNCSTGSSALYMARQAVESGAVDVALALGFEQMTPGAITASFTDRPGALEAFETVRDRVRGIPDDAVPNAATFFGAAGQQYVEDHGMDPAVFAHITVKSRKHAAANPYSVFRAPLSLEEVLGSPHIYGPLTRFQCCPPTCGAAAAVVMSQEYAAKHGIRADVVIAGQAMATDFNSTFEGDMLRLIGYDMAADASRQVYEQSGIGPEDVRVVELHDCFTTNELLTYEAIGLTPAGTAEKFILEGDNTYGGRVVTNPSGGLISKGHPLGATGLAQCAELVWQLRGQAEDRQVEGRLDAALQHNLGLGGACVVTMYQKVSA, from the coding sequence ATGTCGGACAAGGTAGTGGTCGCGGGCGTGGGGATGATTCCCTTCACGAAGCCCGGCAAGAGCGAGAACTATGACGTGATGGGAGCCGAGGCGACCAGGCGGGCGCTGGCCGATGCGGGCATCGGCTATGACGCCGTGCAGCAGGCCTATGTGGGCTATGTCTTCGGGGACTCCACCTCCGGTCAGAAGGCGCTCTATCACGTCGGTCAGACCGGCATCCCGATCGTCAACGTCAACAACAACTGCTCGACCGGGTCCTCGGCGCTCTACATGGCCCGCCAGGCCGTGGAGAGCGGTGCCGTCGACGTCGCCCTCGCGCTCGGGTTCGAGCAGATGACCCCCGGCGCGATCACGGCCTCCTTCACCGACCGTCCCGGTGCGCTCGAAGCCTTCGAGACGGTTCGCGACCGGGTGCGCGGCATCCCCGACGACGCCGTGCCCAACGCGGCCACCTTCTTTGGAGCCGCCGGACAGCAGTACGTCGAGGACCACGGCATGGATCCGGCCGTCTTCGCCCACATCACCGTCAAGTCCCGCAAGCACGCGGCGGCCAACCCCTACTCGGTCTTCCGCGCACCGCTCTCGCTCGAGGAGGTCCTCGGCTCGCCCCACATCTATGGCCCGTTGACGCGCTTCCAGTGCTGCCCACCCACGTGCGGTGCTGCTGCCGCCGTCGTCATGTCGCAGGAGTACGCCGCCAAGCACGGCATCCGGGCCGACGTGGTGATCGCCGGTCAGGCCATGGCGACGGACTTCAACTCGACCTTCGAGGGCGACATGCTGCGCCTGATCGGCTATGACATGGCCGCCGATGCCAGCCGCCAGGTCTATGAGCAGTCCGGCATCGGTCCCGAGGACGTCCGGGTCGTCGAGCTGCACGACTGCTTCACCACCAACGAGCTGCTGACCTATGAGGCCATCGGCCTGACGCCTGCGGGGACAGCGGAGAAGTTCATCCTCGAGGGCGACAACACCTATGGCGGACGCGTGGTGACGAACCCGTCCGGAGGCCTGATCTCCAAGGGACACCCGCTGGGCGCCACCGGGCTCGCCCAGTGCGCCGAGCTGGTGTGGCAACTGCGTGGCCAGGCCGAGGACCGCCAGGTCGAGGGCCGTCTGGACGCCGCCCTGCAGCACAACCTCGGACTGGGCGGCGCCTGCGTCGTCACGATGTATCAGAAGGTGTCGGCCTGA
- a CDS encoding MaoC family dehydratase N-terminal domain-containing protein: MGLTTDLIGTSRPGGTLLITRSRLRFFARATGQSDPVFIDEAAARRAGHRDLPVPPTFFFSVDLEAPDPFAYLDALGVDLRAVLHGEQEFVYHRTAHAGDELSSSTVVTDVYDKKGGELQFMVTETPIVDQDGKRVVTMRNTLVVRQLAGVGA; the protein is encoded by the coding sequence ATGGGACTCACCACCGACCTGATCGGCACCTCCCGCCCGGGCGGGACCCTGCTGATCACGCGGAGCAGGCTGCGCTTCTTCGCCCGGGCCACGGGACAGAGCGACCCGGTCTTCATCGACGAGGCCGCGGCCAGGCGGGCCGGTCACCGCGACCTGCCCGTGCCCCCGACCTTCTTCTTCAGCGTCGACCTGGAGGCGCCCGATCCCTTCGCCTATCTCGACGCCCTGGGGGTGGACCTGCGTGCGGTGCTGCACGGCGAGCAGGAGTTCGTCTACCACCGGACCGCCCATGCAGGGGACGAGCTCAGCTCCTCGACGGTGGTCACCGATGTCTATGACAAGAAGGGCGGAGAGTTGCAGTTCATGGTGACCGAGACACCCATCGTGGACCAGGACGGCAAGCGCGTGGTGACCATGCGCAACACCCTCGTCGTACGCCAACTGGCGGGGGTGGGCGCATGA
- a CDS encoding MaoC/PaaZ C-terminal domain-containing protein translates to MTTTPLTVGDHLTDLVIEPISRTTLALFAGASGDHNPVHIDSDVAASAGLDDVFAHGMLSMAYLARLLTDNFGIDNVRSYRTRFASITPVHGQPTCRGVVREVSEVDGERLATLDLTVELSDGTTTMLGEAVISLD, encoded by the coding sequence ATGACGACCACGCCCCTGACCGTCGGCGACCACCTGACCGACCTGGTCATCGAGCCGATCTCCCGGACCACCCTCGCGTTGTTCGCGGGCGCCTCCGGCGACCACAACCCGGTGCACATCGACTCCGACGTGGCTGCCTCGGCCGGTCTCGACGACGTGTTCGCCCACGGCATGCTCTCGATGGCCTATCTGGCCCGGCTGCTGACCGACAACTTCGGCATCGACAACGTCCGCTCCTATCGGACGCGCTTCGCCTCGATCACGCCGGTCCACGGACAGCCCACCTGCCGTGGGGTCGTCCGCGAGGTCTCGGAGGTGGACGGGGAACGCCTGGCCACGCTCGACCTCACCGTCGAGCTCTCCGACGGCACCACGACCATGCTCGGCGAAGCGGTCATCTCACTCGACTGA
- a CDS encoding SDR family NAD(P)-dependent oxidoreductase, which translates to MGKLEGKTALVTGGGRGIGRSVALQLAAEGARVVLNDLDAAPAEEVVEEIRKNGGDAVAVPGSVTAPDFAPRFVQAATDNFGGIDIIINNAGYTWDSVIQKMTDEQWHAILDLHLKAPFDILRAAQPVISAAVKKEKAEGRAVHRKVVNISSVAGVFGNAGQANYSAAKSGVIGLTKTLAKEWGRYNVNVNCVAFGFITTRLTEVDADAGSTIEVEGREIKVGVNPQILEAMKSAIPLGRPGTPEEAAGSVVMLTYPEADYVSGQLLVTGGGFEG; encoded by the coding sequence ATGGGAAAGCTTGAAGGAAAGACTGCTCTCGTCACCGGCGGAGGGCGCGGGATCGGGCGCTCGGTCGCCCTGCAGCTGGCGGCGGAGGGTGCACGGGTCGTGCTCAACGACCTGGACGCCGCTCCGGCCGAGGAGGTCGTGGAGGAGATCCGCAAGAACGGTGGTGACGCGGTCGCAGTGCCGGGCAGTGTCACCGCACCGGACTTCGCTCCCCGCTTCGTGCAGGCGGCCACCGACAACTTCGGCGGGATCGACATCATCATCAACAACGCGGGCTACACGTGGGACTCGGTCATCCAGAAGATGACCGACGAGCAGTGGCACGCCATCCTCGACCTCCACCTCAAGGCGCCCTTCGACATCCTGCGGGCCGCCCAGCCGGTGATCAGCGCGGCGGTCAAGAAGGAGAAGGCCGAAGGTCGTGCGGTGCACCGCAAGGTGGTCAACATCTCCTCGGTCGCCGGCGTCTTCGGCAATGCGGGGCAGGCCAACTACTCCGCGGCCAAGTCAGGTGTCATCGGCCTGACCAAGACCCTCGCCAAGGAATGGGGCCGCTACAACGTCAACGTCAACTGCGTGGCGTTCGGCTTCATCACGACCCGGCTCACCGAGGTCGACGCCGATGCCGGGTCGACCATCGAGGTGGAGGGCCGCGAGATCAAGGTCGGGGTGAATCCCCAGATCCTCGAGGCGATGAAGTCGGCGATCCCACTCGGGCGGCCTGGCACTCCCGAGGAAGCAGCTGGCTCGGTGGTCATGCTGACCTATCCGGAGGCCGACTATGTCTCTGGCCAGCTCCTCGTCACCGGCGGGGGCTTCGAGGGGTGA
- a CDS encoding enoyl-CoA hydratase, which produces MNPGIRLERPRPGVVRIVLARPDRRNAQDPPLLRALDAAFLEAVADDDCHVIVLAADGPDFSSGHDLTGSFDLPSPPIATMHSSSDQEGIEGHFNFECELYLGLCLRWRDIPKPTIAQVNGRVIAGGLMVMWPMDLVVASDDASFSDPVTAFGVNGVEYFTHIYEVGVRRAREMLYTGEAIGAEEAHRLGMVNHVVPLADLEEFTLDLAERIAARPQFGLRLSKATINQQLDAMGQRQSLEAALSLHNLGHANNLLKHGSLIDPSGAAVIRSAAQRTPAESGGAA; this is translated from the coding sequence GTGAACCCCGGAATCAGGCTCGAACGACCCCGCCCCGGCGTCGTACGCATTGTCCTGGCCAGGCCGGACAGGCGCAACGCGCAGGACCCGCCGCTGCTGCGGGCGCTCGACGCGGCCTTCCTCGAGGCGGTTGCCGACGACGACTGCCATGTGATCGTGCTGGCCGCGGACGGCCCTGACTTCTCCTCGGGTCACGACCTCACCGGGTCCTTCGACCTCCCCAGTCCACCCATCGCCACGATGCACTCCAGCTCGGACCAGGAGGGCATCGAGGGGCACTTCAACTTTGAGTGCGAGCTCTATCTGGGGCTGTGCCTGAGATGGCGGGACATCCCCAAGCCCACCATCGCCCAGGTCAACGGCCGCGTCATTGCCGGTGGCTTGATGGTGATGTGGCCGATGGATCTCGTCGTGGCCTCCGATGACGCGAGCTTCAGCGACCCGGTCACGGCCTTCGGTGTCAACGGTGTCGAATACTTCACCCACATCTATGAGGTGGGCGTGCGGAGGGCGCGGGAGATGCTCTACACGGGCGAGGCCATCGGCGCCGAGGAAGCACATCGGCTCGGCATGGTGAACCACGTCGTACCCCTGGCCGACCTCGAGGAGTTCACCCTCGACCTGGCAGAGCGCATCGCGGCACGACCCCAGTTCGGCCTGCGCCTGTCCAAGGCGACCATCAACCAGCAGCTCGACGCGATGGGTCAGCGACAGTCACTGGAGGCTGCCCTGTCGCTGCACAACCTCGGACACGCGAACAACCTGCTCAAGCACGGCTCGCTGATCGATCCGTCCGGGGCCGCCGTGATCCGGAGTGCCGCGCAGCGTACGCCGGCCGAGTCGGGCGGGGCTGCATGA